In Numidum massiliense, a single genomic region encodes these proteins:
- the nagA gene encoding N-acetylglucosamine-6-phosphate deacetylase codes for MSNEQQERTVLSGRVVFEDGILEDGIVVIEGERIAYAGSPLAEYVEGAKCVKADGYIWPGLIDVHIHGAGGADVMDATPQAIHNIAETVAQFGVTGFLPTTVTGDKPQLEKAMANVVAEAPTIADGAEILGIHLEGPWICPQRSGAQNPDHIVDPAPEDAAWAVEKSSHMLRIVTMAPERPGALATIRELAKRGVNVSIGHTDATYDQVLEAIEAGAAHVTHCFNAMSALHHREPGVVGAALTEDRLTVELIADGYHVHPAAVKLVTTAKGTDGTMLITDGMRAVGMPEGEYDLGGLRVFSDGETARLENGALAGSLLTLDAAVRKTTAYSGMPLYKVVHMASLTPAKRLGVATEMGSIRAGKLANLVVVDEACRVERVFRRGKVIHQRTQ; via the coding sequence ATGAGTAACGAGCAACAGGAACGGACCGTACTGTCCGGGCGAGTCGTTTTTGAGGACGGCATCTTAGAAGACGGCATCGTCGTCATCGAGGGCGAACGCATTGCCTACGCTGGTTCACCGCTAGCGGAGTACGTAGAGGGCGCGAAGTGCGTGAAGGCGGACGGATATATTTGGCCCGGACTCATCGACGTACACATTCACGGGGCTGGCGGCGCCGATGTCATGGACGCGACACCACAAGCGATCCACAACATTGCAGAAACGGTCGCGCAATTCGGTGTGACGGGATTTTTACCGACGACCGTAACGGGAGATAAGCCACAGTTGGAAAAAGCGATGGCTAACGTCGTCGCCGAAGCGCCGACGATTGCAGATGGGGCTGAAATTTTAGGGATACATTTAGAAGGGCCGTGGATTTGCCCACAGCGAAGCGGCGCGCAAAACCCGGATCACATCGTCGATCCCGCGCCGGAGGATGCGGCGTGGGCAGTTGAAAAATCGTCGCACATGCTGCGTATTGTCACGATGGCGCCGGAACGCCCAGGCGCGCTGGCGACGATTCGCGAACTGGCTAAGCGCGGGGTGAACGTCTCCATCGGGCATACGGACGCGACGTATGACCAAGTATTGGAGGCGATCGAGGCGGGGGCGGCTCACGTCACCCACTGTTTTAACGCGATGAGTGCTTTGCACCACCGCGAGCCGGGGGTAGTCGGCGCAGCGCTTACCGAAGACCGGTTGACGGTCGAACTGATCGCCGACGGGTACCACGTCCATCCAGCCGCGGTGAAGTTAGTGACGACGGCAAAAGGTACGGACGGTACGATGCTCATAACGGACGGGATGCGCGCGGTCGGGATGCCCGAAGGGGAATACGACTTAGGCGGATTACGCGTCTTTAGTGACGGGGAGACAGCGCGGCTAGAAAACGGTGCGCTCGCGGGCAGTTTGTTGACGCTCGACGCGGCGGTGCGCAAAACGACAGCGTACAGTGGCATGCCATTGTACAAAGTTGTCCACATGGCCTCGCTCACCCCAGCCAAACGGCTCGGAGTCGCTACAGAGATGGGTAGCATCCGAGCAGGAAAATTGGCAAACCTCGTCGTTGTCGACGAGGCGTGCCGCGTCGAACGCGTCTTCCGGAGAGGGAAGGTCATTCACCAACGCACCCAGTAA